A genomic region of Polypterus senegalus isolate Bchr_013 chromosome 17, ASM1683550v1, whole genome shotgun sequence contains the following coding sequences:
- the mrps7 gene encoding 28S ribosomal protein S7, mitochondrial, translating to MSVSIGRFLRPWCPGILQARWSKYNPYYLEPEVSKEYFNTPETELTDEQKAERQLKTTHPIKAAPSNLTSSVFSDPLISKFINMMMKDGNKVLARNIMTQTLENIKRKQVEKYHKAPPSEKDGIECNPYTIFHQALENCKPVIGLTSIQRGGKNYQVPTPLTDSRRRFLAMKWLITECRENKHRRTHMYEKLSQELLSALVNEGNVIKRKHDLHKMAEANRAFAHYRW from the exons ATGTCGGTATCCATAGGCAGGTTTCTCAGGCCGTGGTGTCCTGG GATTTTGCAGGCCCGATGGAGTAAATACAATCCCTATTATTTGGAGCCTGAGGTGAGTAAAGAATACTTCAACACACCAGAGACTGAGCTGACGGATGAGCAGAAGGCAGAGCGGCAGCTGAAAACTACCCATCCTATCAAGGCTGCTCCTTCTAATCTTACCAGCTCTGTGTTCAGTGACCCTCTAATCAG TAAATTTATTAATATGATGATGAAAGATGGGAACAAAGTATTGGCCAGGAACATCATGACACAA acATTAGAGAATATAAAGAGAAAGCAAGTGGAAAAATATCATAAAGCTCCTCCTTCTGAGAAGGATGGGATCGAGTGTAATCCATACACCATATTTCACCAGGCATTGGAAAACTGTAAACCAGTTATTGGCTTAACCTCCATTCAGAGGGGAGGGAAAAACTATCAG GTACCCACACCCCTGACAGACAGCCGTCGAAGATTCCTGGCCATGAAGTGGCTTATTACAGAATGCCGTGAAAATAAACATCGGCGAACACACATGTATGAAAAACTGTCCCAGGAATTACTCAGTGCTTTGGTTAATGAAGGCAATGTCATCAAAAGAAAGCATGACCTGCACAAGATGGCTGAAGCAAACCGAGCCTTTGCCCATTACCGCTGGTGA